In candidate division KSB1 bacterium, the genomic stretch TCCACGATATTCTGATACCCCGTACAGCGGCACAGATTCCCTGACAGCGCTTCCCGGATTTCTTCCTCAGTTGGATTTGGGTTTTCTTTTAAATAAGGAACCAGAGTCATCAAAAA encodes the following:
- a CDS encoding (2Fe-2S)-binding protein translates to FLMTLVPYLKENPNPTEEEIREALSGNLCRCTGYQNIVEAVKLATKK